A genomic segment from Zygotorulaspora mrakii chromosome 1, complete sequence encodes:
- the HTC1 gene encoding Htc1p (similar to Saccharomyces cerevisiae YPL067C; ancestral locus Anc_8.533): protein MLEWQRVRELIRADKLEQLVRSEKVTEAYRKHKLECDVQQYVLENLNWSPSEVRRLNDEGVKFFSDRSLYTLTQNDYPYDFEPTIHHLIIWSKIYIPLYNDKNEKNDKVEEELDNFVNEHIAKFALPADDYIWFMNTSPLQSIKNISHLHLLVKVPVDQENVVEQILQNF, encoded by the coding sequence ATGCTGGAGTGGCAGCGGGTTCGTGAGTTGATTCGAGCCGACAAGTTGGAGCAGTTGGTGAGGAGCGAGAAGGTGACTGAGGCGTATCGCAAACACAAGTTGGAGTGCGATGTGCAGCAATACGTCTTGGAGAACTTGAATTGGTCCCCCTCGGAGGTCCGGCGTTTGAATGATGAAGGCGTAAAGTTCTTTAGTGATCGTTCGCTGTACACTCTTACCCAGAATGATTACCCTTACGATTTTGAGCCCActattcatcatttgattATCTGGTCAAAAATTTACATACCTCTGTACAACGacaaaaacgaaaaaaatgacaaagTGGAAGAGGAGCTAGATAATTTCGTTAACGAGCACATAGCGAAGTTTGCGCTTCCTGCTGATGATTACATATGGTTTATGAACACCTCGCCTTTACAAAGTATCAAGAATATCTCTCATCTGCATCTTCTTGTCAAAGTCCCCGTTGATCAAGAGAACGTCGTGGAACAGATcctgcaaaatttttga